A region of the Stieleria neptunia genome:
TTCGACCAGTCCGCCGAGAGACGGCCGAGGCCTGGGCGGCAATCTCGCGGTGATTCGAATGATCCGTGATAACCCCGGTACCTGCGACCAATTCATCGACCCCGACCGTCCGCGGTTCTGGCTCAACGGCGGCGACAGGCTGACCCATGCCCGTGGTTTCAAATGGGCCGATGCCAACCAGATGTTTTCGGGCTGCTTCACCATTCTGCCGCCCAACAATGTGTACTGCGGACGACACAATTCCAATCACCTGTCCGGAACCGCGCCCATGTCAAGCCGGCACACCGGTGGTGCTCATGTCCTGATGGCCGATGGAGCCGTGATCTTCATTACCGATTCGATTGAAGCCGGCAGTCGCAATCAAGGCGATGTTTGGCGAAACGGCACCGGCAACCAGGCACCCGGCAACGAAAGTCCCCATGGACTCTGGGGAGCGCTCGGGACTCGCGCCAGTAGCGAAACGATCGAGGAACAATTGAACCAATAGATCGATCGGCGCTCCTCCGTGCCGCGTGTTGACGCGGCCATTATCCATCATTCTGTCACGATCCAACCCATCTCAATCTGGTGAACTCCGATGAAGACATTTTCCAGGTCGCTTCTGATTCTTTGTGCCTCCACCGCGATGATCATTTCGGTCGGCTGCGGCGAAAAATCGGCCCCCACGTCGATGACCGAGGGCGTCGAGCTGAGTGAAATCGAAGCCTACGAGCAGGCCGTCTTGGACATGGAGTCCGAGGACACGGGGGAGATGGACGACGTGACAGAATAGGCTCTCGTCTCCCCGCGGCTGGACACAAAGCCGGGAACCGATTCGTAAACCGCCGAGCGGTCTATGGATGCATTACCCCGGCAGGGGTGAAAGCGAGTAGCCGGTGGTCGCGATAGCGCACCACCGGAACCGCAGAAGAATTGATGGCCGACCCCGACGGGGTCACAGCACTTTCTGCGACCCCAGCGGGGTCGCGCTGTCGCGTCGTTTCAACTCTTTCGTCATGCCCGGAAACACCGGCCGAGCCGACTCACTCGGTGAACGACAGTGACAGGCGTTCGATGATCGGCTTTGATTTATTCTCCGTGGAATCGGTCAGACGCAATTCGATTTGAAATCCGTAACCGGACGGTAGCATTGAAAGATCCAGTTCGGCCGGCGTTCTCGCGATTTGCTTGGAGAACCCCGGAATGTAGTCGTACGTCTCTTTCAGCTCGGTCCAGTCGGTCCACTGATCGATCTCGGCGTCGTTGTCGTTATCGACTCCGACACGCGCCTCCACGGTTTCCACCCACGGGCCGGGGCTGACGAAGTCGGTGTTTTGCTGGGTCGCGAGGTAAAATTGGCCCTCCGCGAACGCGACGTCTGGATCGGGATGTCCGTTGCCGATCTTGTCGCACCAGGTGAATGGTTCGTCGATCGACGACGAGGTGAACCAGCCGACGCTCATCTGATGCCCGCCAACCGGATCGTAATCGCCGAACAGGTAGTACTGGCCGCCGATGCAGATTGCCGCCCAGTCGCCATAGGCTTCCTGTTCGGGTTCATGCACTTCGTACTCGGCGACGTTGGTCTTGTAGTTCTTTGGATCTTCCTTTGCCCAGTGCGGGTGCTTGTACGTCGCGATCTTTCCCGTCGGTTTCGTGCGATTGTCAACGGCCGGTTTTCGGAATTGGAACCCGTCGATTCCGTTCGGGCTGACCGCGTGACCGGCCAGGGGCGAATCCCAAGAGCGTTTGTTGGCACTGATCGGACTCCAGTCTTCGATGATGACATGCATATTGCCTTGAAGATCGCGAATGAAGCCGGCATCGCTTCCATGAGACGGGTCCCGGACGGCCATGCCCATATTCTTTCCCGGCTCGCCGTCAAACAGATCCTCGTCGACATAGACGTGCGGATCCTGATCATTCGGGAAGTCGTAGTAGATCAGCGCCTTGCCGTCGACCCATTCCGCGCTGGTCACCCACTTCGAAAAACCTTCGGTGACCGGACCGTGGTGGACCCAGTTTTTCATGTCACGACTCTGCCAGGCGTGGTATCCGCCCTTGCCGGGTTTCAGCCCACCGGGCGCGTCGAACTGATTGGGAAACTGCGTGGTTTGCAGCGGGATGTCGAATCCTTCCAGGCTTGCCGGCTTGGGCTGGAACGCGGGTTGAGACTGCGCTTGCTGGCCCTTCTTTCGTCGCGGCGGTCCACTCCGGTAGCGACCAAACATCCAGTAGTTGTCCGGTCCCACGGTGAGCAGAACGGGAGCATCGGCCAGATTGACGGGACCAAGATTCTCGATCGGATTCCAGTTTTGCCAGATCGGCGACTGGATCACGGCGAGCGACTTGGCGGAACGCTTCACGTCCGACGCGTGAAGGTTCGTGGCGAGGGTCGCTTGCTTCGCCGTCGGCGACACGGAACCATCGGCGACTTCAGCTCCCTCGGCGGATTGAATGTTCTTGGTCCAGTCGTCCGCGCTGTCGATCGTCCAGTCGGCGGCCCGCAGTGGAGCGCCGGCGAGACAAACGGTGATCAGTGAGAGTGACAATAACTTCATCGGTTCTTTGAATCCTTCGAATGGCATACGGGAGGGGCGGCGCGAAGACGCAGCAGTCGCCGGTCTATCTTAGTCCTTGGCCTCTGATTGTCACCTCGACATTTGACGGGGAACAGGCCGGCCGCGTGTACGCTTGGCTGATCGGGCAAGATCAATGTACCGATCTGCAAAGCGTACGTTGGGTCTGTCACTGTAAAAACATCAATGATGATGGCCAGAAGATTCGTTTGCTGATCGATTCGGATGCCAACAATGAAACCGATAACCAGCACACCATCGCCGACCCTCTCTGGCGTTTGCTTGCTGCGCAAACGCCGTCTCTCCCAGGGGGAGAGAATCTAAAACGGTCGCCAATCCTGCAGTAAAAGAATCGACGTCCCACGCAGCGACAGCGGACCGATGTACGATGTCCTTTCTAGGTCGTCGTCGGGAGTCCAGCGGACGACGGCCCGGAAGGGCCATCGTACTTGCACACCAACTTACGGACTGTCCGCCGGTGGAGCGACTGGCGCATCGGGCTCGCGTCGACGCATGACCTGACAGGTTCCCGCGTTGCATCGTCCGGTCCATCGAAGCCGATTTTTTGCAAAGAATCGGTACCCAAGATCCAGACCCTGTGAAAGCCCGGGCAACCGTGTTAGCGCGACGAGAGGTCGTAAGCCGACTGCCGAATAGAGCCGACGGAAGACTTCGACACCGAGGATCCATGTTCCGTCCGGCAATCGTCCTTGGATTTCGTCCATGAACTCCTGCATCGTCTTGCCCAGATCCGCCGGACAAAAGGAGGGATCTGAGATGTCCGTGAATCGGATCCGTTGCTTGCGATCCAGCCAGCGAAGCAACTTGATCTCGCGGAGGCACAGCGGGCATTCGCCGT
Encoded here:
- a CDS encoding thiol-disulfide oxidoreductase DCC family protein produces the protein MNGSDDAEWQVEVFYDGECPLCLREIKLLRWLDRKQRIRFTDISDPSFCPADLGKTMQEFMDEIQGRLPDGTWILGVEVFRRLYSAVGLRPLVALTRLPGLSQGLDLGYRFFAKNRLRWTGRCNAGTCQVMRRREPDAPVAPPADSP